Within Leptospira saintgironsiae, the genomic segment TACAAAATTTTTTCTATTGAGTGATCCTTTTCTTGAGTGTGCTCTTTGTCTTCAAAAAGTCCTGCTAAAATAAACGGTGAATGGGTGGCGATGTAGATTTGTGGATTATACATGTAGGTAAGGTCTAAGAGCTGTCCAATAAACTCATATTGCCATCTAGGATGAAGGCTGTTTTCAGGTTCGTCAATGTACAATGAGGAATTATCTCTAATATGAAAAAGAAAGAAGCTCATTATTCGAAATAAATTAATTTCTCCAGAACTTAGTTCATTCAAACTGACTAATTGGGAATCTCTCTCGAATAAGTATTTTATTTGCAAGCCCGCGTGACGTTTGCCACCAAACAATTCCATTAATTCAATTACATTGATTATTTGTTCATCTAATTTATTTTCTCTTAAATCGATGTAAAATCTATTGTCGTAATCTAATTTGTCTAAAATCGCTCTCTTTTTCGCAGATCTTTCTTTGTCTCCGCTTAATCCCATCATCATATAAATATCAGAAATGTTTATTATTTCCAGAATGATTCTTGGCTTAAATCCAATATATTCTAAATAATTGCTGAAAACATACCGCTTATTATTGAATGCTTCAAAGTTTAATTGGAAATAATCAGTTATAAATGAATTGATATTGTAATACAGACTATGAGGAATCATTACATTGCAGTTCTTGAGTCTAGATATTTTTGAATATTTGGATTCGATAGTAGTTGTGGCTACTATGCAGTGATGTGGATTGTTTTGTATTTGCTCGATAAGCCACCTACTTTTACCACTTCCATTAATACCTGTTACTACAGTAATATTTTTATTCCTGTATTCTTGTAAGTTACTTTGATTCATTTCTTTGTATGGCGTATAACGACCAAGGTGTTCCGACGTTTGCGATGGCACGAGTTTGCGCATGCAAACGAAGCGACTGAAGCAAATGTGGCGTAGCCCAAGCGAGAGTTGCGTAAGCAATCTCGAAGCGTAGCGGAAGCACCGATAGTTAGTCGCTGTGCTCTTGGACATTCTTTGGCAAATAATATGCTCTGATCAGATGAATAATTGAAAAAATTGGGACACTAGAACCTAAAAGCCATGAGCCAAGGTTACCAGTTTTAGAAAAACTAACTCCAATAAAACTAACATAGATCAATTGATAAGAAAAAGATGCTGTAGACCAATTAAAGAGCAATTTAGAAATACCTAACATATTCAAAAACATCCAAAGCATTTGACGTTTCGGAGGATTTCTGAAAGCAATTGAATACGAGGAACCAACAATAATGAGACTAACTGCGAGTGCAATACCCAAAGCAATTATATGCATTGTAGTAAAAGCTTGTGAAGACAAACTCAAATTTTCTTCTAAATCAGTGTTAAGATCATTAAAATAAATTCCTACTATACTGATCTTATCTTCTTCTAATTGGCGCAGCGTTATTTTGATGAAGTAATTCATCGAATCATTTCTAATACCTTTAAGAAGCAGAACAGTGTATTTATCCACTATCCCATCATTCATTTTTTGATTATGATTATATTCAAGGAGTTCGTATTTTACGGTTCCAGTTAAATATTTTTCTGCCTTCGATAAAAATTCTTGTAAGCCTGCAGTGGTATTTATTTCTTCAGAAAAAAATTTAGAAAATGTTCGATCATTAAGTTTTTCAACGATAAACTTATATTCAGCTGTTTCAACAAATTTCGAATAATCTATCAGGTTCGATTTTTCCCACTGGGAAACGATAATTCCAATGACTACAAACGGAAATAGTAACGTTGTTCCAAATAGTCCATAAACAATGTATTTCTTCATAGTATCCTTTTGATAATAATTTTCAAGAGCATTGCGACTAACGACCAAGGTGTTCCGACGTTTGCGATGGCACGAGTTTGCTCTGCAAACGAAGTGACTGAAGCAAATGTGGCGTAGCCCGAGCGAGAGTGCGAAGCAGCTCGAAGCGTAGCGGAAGCACCGATAGTTAGCCGACGTGACACATATATTAGCTCATGATTTCACAAGGAATTTGGCCT encodes:
- a CDS encoding AAA family ATPase, which produces MNQSNLQEYRNKNITVVTGINGSGKSRWLIEQIQNNPHHCIVATTTIESKYSKISRLKNCNVMIPHSLYYNINSFITDYFQLNFEAFNNKRYVFSNYLEYIGFKPRIILEIINISDIYMMMGLSGDKERSAKKRAILDKLDYDNRFYIDLRENKLDEQIINVIELMELFGGKRHAGLQIKYLFERDSQLVSLNELSSGEINLFRIMSFFLFHIRDNSSLYIDEPENSLHPRWQYEFIGQLLDLTYMYNPQIYIATHSPFILAGLFEDKEHTQEKDHSIEKILYNYFDSIFPDSLVLPEILSDKITGFTKNIETKDEIVKAFTSLKNKTYTEKQKNIINFVSDNLNDYD